A region from the Streptosporangium sp. NBC_01756 genome encodes:
- a CDS encoding TetR/AcrR family transcriptional regulator, which translates to MTDSKKGDRVPVITKRGKRERLTAAAVKMLHEQGVEKTTLADIAQAADVPVGNVYYYFKTKDDLVEAAIGAHAQSLQAMIASLDEFPTPQDRLKTLIGGWVQQRDLAARYGCPTGTLASELDKRAGGLDRTVADVMQVLIDWTEQQFRSMGRSDSRDLAVALIAAYQGISLLTNTFRDPELMAREGDRLARWIDSLGRPAGDPDDPG; encoded by the coding sequence GTGACTGACTCGAAGAAGGGCGATCGTGTCCCGGTCATTACGAAGCGGGGCAAGCGGGAGCGGCTGACGGCCGCCGCAGTGAAAATGCTGCACGAGCAGGGCGTGGAGAAGACAACGCTCGCCGACATCGCGCAGGCGGCCGACGTTCCCGTGGGCAACGTCTACTACTACTTCAAGACCAAGGACGACCTCGTCGAGGCGGCCATCGGCGCGCACGCGCAGAGCCTCCAGGCAATGATCGCTTCACTCGACGAGTTCCCCACCCCACAGGACCGGCTGAAGACACTCATCGGCGGCTGGGTGCAGCAACGCGATCTCGCCGCCCGGTACGGCTGCCCCACCGGAACCCTGGCCTCGGAGCTCGACAAACGCGCCGGTGGTCTCGACCGCACCGTGGCCGATGTCATGCAGGTCCTGATCGACTGGACCGAGCAGCAGTTCCGTTCGATGGGCCGAAGCGACTCCCGCGACCTCGCGGTCGCCCTGATCGCCGCCTACCAGGGGATCTCGCTGCTCACCAACACCTTCCGCGACCCCGAGCTCATGGCCCGCGAAGGCGACCGGCTGGCACGCTGGATCGACTCGCTCGGCCGACCGGCAGGAGATCCTGACGACCCTGGATAG
- a CDS encoding tautomerase family protein gives MPFVRIDAFHADEKRLEALGRAVHDALVDAIGIPPDDLFQVLTSHDGTQHMLRYDDYPGIHRDDDIVFVAITMRSGRTAGQKQALYRRIADLAKEYAGTEPRNVLVTITENEPIDWSFGDGVAQFAAADR, from the coding sequence ATGCCCTTTGTTCGTATTGACGCGTTCCATGCAGACGAGAAGCGGTTGGAGGCCCTGGGCCGCGCCGTGCACGACGCCCTGGTCGATGCCATCGGCATCCCGCCAGACGACCTGTTCCAGGTGCTCACCAGCCACGACGGCACGCAGCACATGCTCCGCTACGACGACTACCCCGGCATCCACCGGGACGACGACATCGTGTTCGTCGCCATCACCATGCGCTCCGGACGCACTGCGGGTCAGAAGCAGGCTCTCTACCGCAGGATCGCCGATCTCGCCAAGGAGTACGCGGGCACCGAACCGCGGAACGTACTTGTCACGATCACCGAGAACGAGCCGATCGACTGGTCGTTCGGCGACGGCGTGGCGCAGTTCGCGGCGGCCGACCGGTGA